In Chitinophaga sp. HK235, a single window of DNA contains:
- the nuoL gene encoding NADH-quinone oxidoreductase subunit L, which yields MLPALIPAIPFFSACILMLWWKRLNHISVTVIACGSIALSSLIALIVAATVAGQDQLPLVQHVWQWMQVPGFTAGIDFRMDALSVVFTLVITIVGLLIHVYATGYMQEDEDYGRFFACMNLFVGSMLVLVMADNLLLLYLGWEGVGLCSYLLIGFWYKDPANGYAARKAFIVTRVGDTAMAVALFMLYQYTGTLNIPEILQETGGLWTRGDGVVTLIALLLLGGAVGKSAQLPLQTWLPDAMAGPTPVSALIHAATMVTAGVYLIARMHSVFELAPAAQTATAVIGAVTLVIAGFSALVQTDIKRVLAYSTISQIGYMFLALGCGAWSAAIFHFVTHAFFKALLFMAAGAVIVALHHEQDMFKMGGLRKQLPGVFWVFLIGAASLTAIPFVTAGFYSKDQIIWLSWSAAGGHTAYWLAGLLGALLTGMYTFRMVFLVFYGEVKTKVHRIPGPVMMVPLYILAFLSTVAGFIELPHTLGHVTIFSNWLQPVLPAVEVLHESLAMEWLSQLISAALALGGIWLAWHWVIKKPGGMTEFLSMPGQLWLQGFWRRGWDMDALYDALMVKPFVYFSDINSKDLIDKIYTGLAQLMGWCHNMMARTQSGVLRWYIMGVVLGAVALLSVLIWRLYEI from the coding sequence ATGCTGCCCGCGCTAATCCCTGCTATTCCTTTCTTCAGTGCATGTATACTCATGCTCTGGTGGAAACGCCTTAATCATATATCCGTTACCGTTATTGCCTGCGGTAGCATTGCCTTGTCATCGCTTATTGCGCTGATAGTGGCGGCTACGGTAGCCGGACAGGACCAGCTTCCCCTTGTGCAGCATGTATGGCAATGGATGCAGGTACCGGGCTTTACTGCAGGGATCGACTTCCGCATGGACGCATTGTCGGTAGTGTTCACACTGGTGATTACGATTGTAGGATTGCTGATCCATGTGTATGCTACTGGTTATATGCAGGAAGATGAAGACTATGGCCGTTTTTTCGCCTGTATGAACCTGTTTGTAGGCTCCATGCTGGTGCTGGTAATGGCCGATAATCTGTTGTTGCTATACCTGGGTTGGGAAGGCGTGGGGCTCTGCAGTTATCTGTTGATAGGCTTCTGGTATAAAGATCCGGCCAATGGTTATGCAGCACGTAAAGCCTTTATTGTGACCAGGGTAGGGGATACTGCGATGGCGGTAGCTTTGTTTATGTTGTACCAGTATACCGGTACGCTCAATATTCCTGAAATATTGCAGGAAACAGGTGGATTATGGACTCGTGGAGATGGAGTAGTAACACTGATCGCACTGCTGTTGCTGGGTGGTGCGGTGGGCAAATCTGCACAACTGCCGCTGCAAACATGGTTGCCCGATGCTATGGCCGGTCCTACGCCTGTCAGCGCGCTGATACATGCCGCCACCATGGTGACAGCTGGCGTATACCTGATTGCCCGGATGCATAGCGTGTTTGAACTGGCGCCTGCCGCACAAACGGCCACCGCTGTAATAGGTGCAGTAACACTGGTCATAGCAGGTTTCAGCGCATTGGTGCAAACAGATATTAAGAGAGTGCTGGCTTATTCTACTATCAGCCAGATAGGGTATATGTTTCTGGCGCTGGGATGTGGAGCATGGTCGGCTGCGATCTTCCATTTTGTGACGCACGCTTTTTTTAAAGCGCTGTTGTTTATGGCAGCCGGCGCTGTGATCGTTGCATTACACCATGAGCAGGATATGTTTAAAATGGGTGGGCTGAGGAAACAGTTGCCCGGCGTATTCTGGGTGTTCCTGATAGGCGCTGCTTCGCTGACGGCTATTCCGTTTGTGACAGCCGGCTTTTACAGCAAGGACCAGATCATCTGGTTGTCGTGGTCCGCTGCCGGCGGACACACCGCTTACTGGCTGGCCGGACTACTGGGAGCTTTGCTCACAGGTATGTATACTTTCCGCATGGTTTTTCTGGTTTTTTATGGAGAAGTGAAAACGAAGGTACATCGTATACCCGGCCCCGTGATGATGGTGCCGTTATATATACTCGCCTTTCTGTCTACAGTAGCTGGTTTTATAGAGCTGCCCCATACGCTGGGACATGTAACGATTTTCAGTAACTGGCTGCAGCCGGTGTTACCGGCGGTGGAAGTATTACACGAGTCGCTGGCAATGGAATGGTTGTCACAGCTGATATCAGCGGCGCTGGCACTGGGCGGTATCTGGCTGGCATGGCATTGGGTGATAAAGAAGCCCGGCGGTATGACCGAATTTCTGTCAATGCCCGGTCAGCTGTGGTTGCAGGGATTCTGGAGAAGAGGCTGGGATATGGATGCGCTGTACGATGCGCTGATGGTGAAACCCTTTGTATATTTCTCTGATATTAATAGTAAAGACCTGATCGATAAAATCTATACCGGTCTGGCGCAACTAATGGGATGGTGTCATAACATGATGGCCCGTACGCAGAGTGGTGTGCTTCGCTGGTATATCATGGGCGTGGTGTTGGGCGCAGTGGCTTTGCTGTCGGTATTGATATGGCGGCTATACGAAATTTAA
- the nuoM gene encoding NADH-quinone oxidoreductase subunit M — protein sequence MILLLLILIPLAGGLLSWIAASRSALWSRCIALGCLLINLVIVFQIWATKPAAGGKWLYHFKAEWVPHFGISLNLAMDGLSLLMLVLTFFLGALSVLISWKEINYRVGFFHFNLLFALTGITGVFLTMDLFLFYFFWEMMLIPMYFLIGIWGHANREYAANKFFIFTQAGGLLMLLAILALYFIHGANTGVYTYDYFALLHTPMQQETARWLMLGFLTAFLVKLPAVPFHTWLPDAHTEAPTAGSVVLAGLLLKTGAYGILRLVLPLFPEASVHFAPWIMLLGVLGIIYGGMLAYAQTDLKRLIAYTSVSHMGFVLVGAFSFNPLAYEGVVMQMIAHGISTGALFIIAGALYERIHTRNIQEMGGLWSKVPVMGSAAMIFVMGSLGLPGLGNFVAEFLILLGSWQANRWITVFAAIGLVVATAYSLRIMQKVFFGPSHGQHVLPDLNKRELVIIVALVMAILLLGLYPQPVLNTTQKTDYVVR from the coding sequence ATGATCCTGCTATTGCTGATATTAATACCCCTGGCTGGCGGGCTGTTATCCTGGATAGCAGCGTCCAGGAGCGCATTGTGGTCCCGGTGTATTGCGCTGGGATGCCTGTTGATCAATCTGGTGATTGTGTTTCAGATATGGGCCACGAAGCCCGCTGCCGGCGGAAAATGGCTGTACCACTTTAAAGCCGAATGGGTGCCGCATTTCGGGATCAGCCTGAATCTGGCGATGGATGGACTATCGTTGCTCATGCTGGTGCTGACGTTTTTCCTGGGAGCATTGTCGGTACTGATATCCTGGAAAGAGATCAACTACAGGGTTGGCTTTTTCCATTTTAACCTGTTGTTTGCGCTGACAGGTATTACCGGTGTATTCCTGACGATGGACCTTTTCCTGTTTTATTTTTTCTGGGAGATGATGCTGATACCGATGTATTTTCTGATTGGTATCTGGGGGCATGCCAACCGGGAGTATGCGGCCAATAAGTTTTTCATTTTCACGCAGGCCGGCGGACTGCTGATGTTGTTGGCCATCCTGGCGTTGTACTTTATTCATGGTGCCAATACCGGGGTATACACCTACGATTATTTTGCATTGCTGCATACACCTATGCAGCAGGAAACGGCCCGCTGGCTGATGTTGGGATTTCTCACCGCTTTTCTGGTGAAACTGCCGGCGGTGCCGTTTCATACCTGGTTGCCGGATGCGCACACAGAAGCACCTACTGCTGGTAGTGTAGTCCTGGCCGGCCTCCTTCTCAAAACAGGTGCTTATGGTATTCTCCGCCTGGTACTGCCGCTTTTCCCGGAAGCTTCGGTTCATTTTGCACCCTGGATCATGTTACTAGGCGTGCTGGGCATCATTTACGGTGGAATGCTGGCCTATGCACAAACAGATCTGAAAAGGCTGATTGCCTATACGAGTGTCAGTCATATGGGTTTTGTGCTGGTAGGGGCCTTCTCTTTTAATCCATTGGCCTATGAAGGTGTGGTGATGCAGATGATCGCACACGGCATCAGTACAGGGGCGTTGTTTATCATTGCCGGGGCGCTGTATGAACGGATTCATACCCGCAACATACAGGAGATGGGCGGCTTATGGTCTAAGGTGCCGGTGATGGGCAGCGCGGCCATGATCTTTGTGATGGGCTCTCTGGGACTGCCCGGGCTGGGCAATTTTGTGGCAGAATTTCTTATCCTGCTGGGCAGCTGGCAGGCCAACCGCTGGATCACGGTTTTTGCAGCCATAGGACTGGTGGTGGCAACGGCTTATTCACTTCGCATTATGCAAAAAGTTTTTTTTGGCCCCAGTCATGGACAGCATGTTTTACCCGATCTGAACAAGCGGGAGCTGGTGATCATTGTGGCGTTGGTGATGGCCATCCTTTTATTGGGACTTTATCCGCAACCGGTATTAAATACTACCCAAAAAACTGATTATGTCGTTCGCTGA
- a CDS encoding NADH-quinone oxidoreductase subunit N — translation MSFADFISLGPLITLFTAVVISMLLIAIKRNHRITYAFSLLAYLMALTAIIPAMLYIPHTVPPLLVVDEFSLFNTGLVLTAGFIILLLSYNYFEEREERKEEYYLLLPLATTGALVLVVSRHFMSLFLGLEILSISLYGLIAYLRARERSDEAGIKYLILAALSSAFLLFGMALVYAFTGHMDFPGIGAALRQAGYIPVTVLAGFGMMLIGIGFKLGIVPFHMWAPDIYEGAPLPVAAFIATISKGGMLVVLIRFYLDIHGNDYTMIWWMLAIIAVASMFAGNWLALMQQNIKRILAYSSIAHMGYILVAFLSGVQTGLEAISFYLVAYFITSIGAFGVLIVMSSSIQDAETLKDYSGMFWRYPWVATVFTAMLLSLAGIPLTAGFIGKFYIVMAGVNGHMWFLLFMLVINSVIGLYYYIRIIAMMFKAPATGEELTYIKPSLPVAGNITLMLLTLVLIGLGIYPTAMMQLIQQMMKIIV, via the coding sequence ATGTCGTTCGCTGATTTTATAAGCCTCGGCCCGTTGATTACACTGTTTACAGCAGTGGTGATCTCGATGCTGCTGATTGCCATCAAACGTAATCACCGCATAACCTATGCTTTTTCCCTGCTGGCTTATCTGATGGCGCTTACTGCCATCATTCCGGCCATGCTGTATATCCCGCATACCGTGCCGCCTTTGCTGGTGGTAGACGAATTTTCGCTTTTTAATACAGGACTGGTACTTACCGCCGGCTTCATCATCTTACTGTTATCCTACAACTATTTCGAGGAAAGGGAGGAACGGAAGGAAGAATATTACCTGTTGTTACCGTTGGCTACTACGGGTGCACTGGTGCTGGTGGTGAGTCGCCATTTTATGTCCCTTTTCCTGGGACTGGAAATTCTGAGTATCAGCCTGTATGGGCTGATTGCCTACCTCAGGGCCCGGGAGCGCTCTGATGAAGCCGGTATTAAATACCTGATCCTCGCTGCGTTGTCTTCTGCCTTTTTATTGTTCGGGATGGCCCTGGTATATGCTTTTACCGGGCATATGGATTTTCCTGGTATCGGTGCCGCACTGCGTCAGGCGGGTTATATTCCGGTAACAGTGCTGGCAGGTTTTGGTATGATGCTGATCGGTATCGGTTTTAAGCTGGGCATTGTACCCTTTCATATGTGGGCGCCGGATATCTATGAAGGCGCGCCTTTACCGGTGGCAGCGTTTATAGCCACTATCTCCAAAGGAGGTATGCTGGTAGTGCTGATTCGTTTTTATCTGGATATTCACGGTAATGACTATACGATGATATGGTGGATGCTGGCCATTATTGCAGTGGCTTCCATGTTTGCGGGCAACTGGCTGGCACTCATGCAGCAGAACATCAAAAGAATACTGGCTTATTCTTCCATTGCACACATGGGTTACATTCTGGTTGCTTTTTTATCAGGTGTGCAAACGGGACTGGAGGCAATTTCCTTTTACCTGGTAGCTTATTTCATCACCAGTATCGGTGCTTTTGGGGTATTGATTGTGATGAGCAGCAGTATCCAGGACGCAGAAACGTTAAAAGATTACAGTGGTATGTTCTGGCGTTATCCCTGGGTGGCCACAGTGTTTACGGCCATGTTGCTGTCTTTGGCGGGTATTCCGCTGACGGCAGGGTTCATCGGTAAGTTCTATATTGTAATGGCCGGAGTGAACGGCCATATGTGGTTCCTGTTGTTTATGCTGGTGATCAACAGTGTGATAGGGTTGTACTATTATATACGGATTATCGCCATGATGTTTAAAGCACCGGCTACAGGGGAGGAGTTGACGTATATCAAACCCTCGCTGCCTGTAGCCGGTAATATCACACTGATGTTGCTGACATTGGTGCTGATAGGACTGGGGATATATCCTACTGCTATGATGCAACTGATACAGCAGATGATGAAAATAATTGTTTAA
- the nuoK gene encoding NADH-quinone oxidoreductase subunit NuoK: protein MNIHPTTAGLLLAGILFVLGLISVLIRRNIIFMLLSVEIMLNAAGLAFVVAASHWGQPDGQVMFMFILAMAAAEVSVGLALILQLYHQLRTLDSDEASRMRG from the coding sequence ATGAACATACATCCCACTACAGCCGGTTTGTTGCTGGCAGGAATCCTGTTTGTGCTGGGCCTCATCAGCGTATTGATCAGACGCAACATCATCTTTATGTTGCTGTCTGTGGAAATTATGCTGAACGCTGCCGGATTGGCTTTTGTGGTGGCTGCTTCCCACTGGGGACAACCCGATGGACAGGTAATGTTTATGTTTATCCTGGCAATGGCTGCCGCAGAAGTTTCGGTAGGACTGGCATTGATACTGCAGCTCTATCACCAGCTGCGTACGCTCGACAGCGACGAAGCCAGCAGGATGAGAGGATAA